In Papaver somniferum cultivar HN1 chromosome 1, ASM357369v1, whole genome shotgun sequence, a genomic segment contains:
- the LOC113304967 gene encoding AUGMIN subunit 4-like — protein MSKFGGGQNLASDATQLIEQLDRHCLAPDGSMVSKSAYHDFQLAREEMSRERLRYLEAMAIYCEANALIEEYQQAISVGNIGGIRDVQGLYPQPGLKCSPQVYESLEHRLVVAEAAQRLRLPLISKDGEVHEEEIEKLSIMSRSSLDSTSTSVTISSSSNSTNHANSVANSNTLVVSSADAGEPEIGGVPNRFLGITPSYLRQMQLQQSPSIMEMTEYQIPLGRVVEARLKAKCDKLVDAFSMDGIDSSSSGQISISRLPERVKLITEEIEREEAALREDLYAADRKFAEYYSVLEQILGVLIKLVKDLKLQHQHQYDELRKTWLCKRCETMNAKLRVLEHLLLRDMYTPDSIPALHKIRKYLVEATEEASIAYNKAVTRLREYQGVDLHFDNIARQYHEIVKKLEGMQWTIHQVEMDLKRSTGSG, from the exons ATGTCGAAATTTGGAGGAGGGCAAAATTTAGCAAGTGACGCGACACAGTTAATCGAACAATTAGATCGGCATTGCTTAGCTCCTGATGGTTCTATGGTTTCCAAATCCGCTTACCACGATTTCCAACTA GCTAGAGAAGAAATGTCAAGAGAAAGATTGCGTTATTTAGAAGCCATG GCAATTTACTGTGAGGCAAACGCGTTGATTGAAGAGTACCAACAAGCAATTTCGGTAGGGAATATTGGAGGAATTCGAGATGTTCAAGGTTTATACCCTCAGCCTGGGTTAAAATGCTCTCCTCAG GTATATGAATCTTTGGAGCATAGGTTAGTAGTTGCAGAGGCAGCTCAAAGATTGAGACTTCCTCTTATCTCAAAAGATGGGGAAGTTCATGAGGAAGAGATTGAAAAATTGAGTATAATGTCAAGGAGTTCTCTAGATAGTACGAGTACTAGTGTAACGATTAGTTCTAGCTCCAATTCAACTAACCATGCAAATAGTGTGGCTAATAGTAATACTCTTGTTGTAAGTTCTGCGGATGCAGGGGAACCCGAAATAGGCGGGGTTCCAAATCGTTTTCTGGGGATTACACCTAGTTATTTAAGGCAAATGCAGCTTCAGCAAAGTCCCTCTATCATG GAAATGACAGAATATCAAATCCCACTTGGTCGTGTGGTTGAAGCTCGATTAAAGGCTAAATGTGACAAGTTAGTTGATGCTTTTTCAATGGACGGTATTG ATTCATCATCCAGTGGTCAAATATCGATTTCTCGGCTTCCGGAACG GGTAAAATTGATCACTGAGGAAATCGAAAGGGAAGAGGCTGCTTTGCGGGAGGATCTTTATGCTGCAGATAGGAAGTTTGCGGAATACTACAGT gtcCTAGAGCAGATACTTGGGGTGCTTATTAAGCTTGTCAAGGATTTAAAGCTACAACACCAACATCAATAT GATGAATTACGAAAAACGTGGTTGTGCAAAAGGTGTGAGACAATGAATGCCAAACTGAG AGTTCTGGAACATCTTCTCCTGCGTGACATGTACACTCCAGATTCCATACCAGCTCTTCATAAGATCAG GAAATATCTTGTAGAGGCAACAGAAGAAGCTTCTATTGCTTACAATAAGGCG GTAACTCGGCTCCGTGAATACCAAGGCGTTGATCTTCACTTTGATAACATTGCGAGACAATATCATGAAATTGTCAAG AAATTAGAAGGTATGCAGTGGACGATTCACCAAGTTGAAATGGATCTCAAACGCAGCACAGGAAGTGGTTAA
- the LOC113304981 gene encoding protein translation factor SUI1 homolog: MVELDIQIPSSFDPFAEDINSGAAGAKEYVHIRIQQRNGKKSLTTVQGLNKEFSYDRILKDLKKEFCCNGTVVQDKVLGKVIQLQGDQRKNVSDFLVKAGIAQKDNIKVHGF, encoded by the exons ATGGTTGAACTCGACATCCAGATCCCTTCCTCTTTTG ATCCATTTGCTGAAGATATCAACTCAGGTGCCGCTGGGGCGAAAGAGTATGTGCATATCCGTATACAGCAAAGGAACGGAAAAAAGAGCCTTACAACAGTACAAGGACTGAATAAGGAATTCAGCTACGACAGGATTCTCAAGGACCTGAAGAAGGAATTTTGCTGCAATGGTACCGTCGTGCAGGACAAAGTCTTGGGGAAAGTTATTCAACTTCAAGGTGATCAGCGCAAAAATGTCTCTGATTTCCTTGTGAAGGCTGGTATTGCACAGAAGGACAATATCAAAGTACATGGTTTTTAA